A region from the Cytobacillus sp. IB215665 genome encodes:
- the groES gene encoding co-chaperone GroES — protein MLKPLGDRVVIQIEETEEKTASGIVLPDTAKEKPQEGKVVAVGSGRVLDSGERVALEVAVGDSIIFSKYAGTEVKSDGKEYLIVRESDILAVLS, from the coding sequence TTGTTAAAGCCATTAGGTGATCGTGTTGTTATTCAAATTGAAGAAACAGAAGAAAAGACTGCAAGTGGTATCGTATTACCGGATACTGCAAAGGAAAAGCCTCAAGAAGGAAAAGTTGTAGCTGTTGGTTCTGGTCGAGTACTAGACAGCGGTGAGCGTGTAGCTCTTGAAGTAGCTGTAGGTGATAGTATCATCTTCTCAAAATATGCTGGTACTGAAGTAAAATCTGACGGTAAAGAATACTTAATCGTACGTGAAAGCGATATTTTAGCTGTACTTAGCTAA
- a CDS encoding DUF4405 domain-containing protein — MKKNRFKFCFDLLIAITFSLLFAPAITSVAFHEIASILLAVALIIHLFLNKDWIIGMSKKIFSKRIRGKALLSYLLNITLLLDMLFIMVSGLLISEVIFPNFRYFTSINWLALHIILSILGLLIVGVHLGLHWQWIKQIGSQYPKLKKLFSFRKPSRIKILRIMLIIGTIFLFVQIFKLTVVSIDLVSGPSLGAEKSAGTEGHENLFSVNILGILPVFTIYSCLLGSIAFYTNLIEKRVMNKKHTRTS, encoded by the coding sequence ATGAAAAAAAATCGTTTTAAATTTTGTTTTGATTTATTGATTGCAATTACATTTAGCTTATTATTTGCTCCAGCTATCACCAGTGTAGCATTTCATGAAATAGCTAGTATTTTATTGGCAGTAGCATTAATTATTCATTTATTTTTAAACAAAGATTGGATTATTGGTATGAGCAAAAAAATATTCTCAAAAAGAATAAGAGGCAAAGCCTTACTATCATACTTATTAAATATAACCCTGTTGTTAGATATGTTGTTTATTATGGTAAGTGGATTATTAATTTCCGAGGTTATCTTTCCTAATTTTAGATATTTCACAAGCATAAATTGGCTTGCTCTTCATATTATTTTGTCAATCCTCGGATTACTTATAGTTGGGGTTCATTTAGGATTACATTGGCAGTGGATCAAACAAATTGGAAGCCAATACCCTAAATTAAAGAAGCTATTTTCTTTTCGTAAACCTTCTCGGATAAAAATTTTACGTATAATGTTGATTATTGGGACGATTTTTTTGTTCGTCCAAATATTTAAACTGACTGTTGTATCGATTGATTTAGTTAGTGGTCCGAGTTTAGGTGCTGAAAAAAGTGCGGGAACAGAAGGGCATGAAAATCTATTTTCAGTTAACATATTAGGAATTTTACCAGTTTTCACAATCTATTCATGCCTTTTGGGTTCAATTGCTTTTTATACCAACTTAATTGAAAAAAGGGTCATGAATAAGAAACATACAAGGACGTCCTAA
- a CDS encoding ABC transporter ATP-binding protein, translated as MKNNYYKRSFYLVFKYAKYWVLLSLIFAIITGFVPIITVWLSKEIINFISSVLRGDNDINSHQLWLLLFLQLIVLIIQKSIGNIKLYINSKYEKKLDYILEKMVSEKSVGSPLAFFENAKFHNHLDRIQYNKGIRLMSPVVSTLNIFEGIITLTSLFIFLISYHWLLIVIVMVIVIPIIYLRVKYGKMEFQMHLHQTPKAREQAYLSALLTNRVSASEIRIFNLKDFFLNRWAFLFKKISKEYLTLIKSREFANICINVLSSALYFLVSVFLLKFVRNKSIQIGDFVSVLQSVQAAERSLIDISYNIGEIYSDSLYIRDLFEFLDFQDSNYELNESKENRPFSFNSSIEFKNVSFKYPYSEQQALKNISFKIECGEKIAIVGQNGSGKTTLIYCLMGLYPINKGEILVDGININDIDRSELFKKITVIFQDYMKYNLSLKRNIILDSQVDDEKLQTVMSMSGVDSITKNLKDGEETILGKIFLEGEDLSEGQWQKIAISRALYKEGEIFVLDEPTSALDPKAELEVYNQFDNLTNNKTGIFISHRMASARLADKIFVLQNGEIIEEGSHETLMNLNREYAQMYQMQLDWYK; from the coding sequence ATGAAAAATAACTATTATAAAAGATCATTCTATCTTGTCTTTAAATATGCAAAGTATTGGGTATTACTGTCTCTCATTTTCGCAATCATTACAGGGTTTGTGCCAATTATTACGGTTTGGCTATCAAAGGAAATTATTAACTTTATATCATCCGTATTAAGAGGGGATAATGATATTAATAGTCACCAACTTTGGCTATTATTATTTCTACAATTAATTGTACTTATTATCCAAAAATCTATTGGAAATATTAAGTTATATATAAATTCAAAGTACGAAAAAAAACTTGATTATATTTTGGAAAAGATGGTATCAGAAAAGTCAGTCGGGTCTCCTTTAGCATTTTTTGAAAATGCAAAGTTTCATAATCATCTAGATAGAATTCAATATAATAAAGGAATTAGGTTGATGTCACCTGTAGTGTCTACTTTGAACATCTTTGAAGGAATAATTACTCTTACAAGCTTATTTATCTTTTTAATTTCATACCATTGGCTACTGATAGTGATTGTAATGGTAATTGTCATACCGATTATTTACTTAAGAGTAAAATACGGTAAGATGGAATTTCAAATGCATTTACACCAAACTCCTAAAGCAAGAGAGCAAGCATATCTCTCAGCATTACTTACTAATCGTGTCAGTGCAAGTGAGATAAGAATATTTAATCTTAAAGATTTCTTTCTTAATAGATGGGCATTTCTATTTAAAAAAATTAGTAAAGAATATTTAACTCTTATAAAGTCTAGAGAGTTTGCAAATATATGTATTAATGTGTTGTCATCAGCTTTATATTTTCTAGTAAGTGTTTTTTTATTGAAGTTTGTAAGAAATAAATCAATCCAAATAGGGGATTTTGTAAGTGTTCTTCAATCAGTGCAAGCTGCCGAAAGAAGCCTAATTGATATTTCATACAATATAGGTGAAATATACAGTGATAGTCTTTATATTAGAGATCTTTTTGAGTTTTTGGATTTTCAAGATTCTAATTATGAACTAAATGAATCAAAAGAAAATAGGCCATTTAGTTTCAATTCTAGTATTGAATTTAAAAATGTTTCATTTAAATATCCATACAGTGAGCAACAAGCGTTGAAAAATATAAGTTTTAAAATTGAGTGTGGAGAAAAAATAGCTATCGTTGGTCAAAACGGCTCTGGGAAAACAACTCTAATTTATTGTTTGATGGGTTTATACCCTATTAATAAAGGGGAAATTTTAGTAGATGGAATTAATATAAACGATATTGATAGATCGGAACTCTTTAAGAAAATCACAGTAATTTTCCAAGATTACATGAAGTATAATTTATCTTTAAAACGTAATATAATTTTAGATAGCCAAGTTGATGATGAAAAATTACAGACAGTAATGAGTATGTCAGGTGTTGATTCAATTACTAAAAACCTTAAAGATGGAGAAGAAACAATTTTGGGGAAGATATTTTTAGAAGGAGAAGATCTTTCAGAAGGTCAATGGCAAAAGATTGCAATTTCAAGAGCATTATATAAAGAGGGAGAAATATTTGTTCTTGATGAACCAACCTCAGCTCTTGATCCAAAAGCAGAATTAGAAGTTTATAATCAATTTGATAACCTAACGAATAATAAAACAGGCATTTTTATTTCTCATAGGATGGCCTCTGCAAGATTAGCTGATAAGATTTTTGTATTGCAAAATGGAGAAATTATTGAAGAAGGAAGTCATGAAACTTTAATGAATTTAAATCGTGAGTATGCTCAGATGTATCAAATGCAATTAGATTGGTACAAATAA
- a CDS encoding MauE/DoxX family redox-associated membrane protein, which yields MGGCMVNLSLICQLFFIILFLSTAFSKVTKFQEHASIFKSLVFLKKVPVHVLLIFLIFVEVSIPIGFIFNINYTLTLYAASVLLILYTLGIIVHLVNSKEKMNCGCGGILNSEELSTGIVIRNLFFVAILVLMATFPVQIKWSINLIPFIFSSILLANFYYLFSEYRLSMKKIDSLERGL from the coding sequence ATGGGTGGTTGTATGGTTAACCTATCATTAATTTGTCAATTGTTCTTCATAATCTTGTTTTTATCTACAGCATTCAGTAAAGTAACGAAATTTCAAGAGCATGCAAGTATTTTTAAGTCTTTAGTATTTCTAAAAAAAGTCCCTGTTCATGTGCTGCTTATTTTTCTGATTTTTGTGGAGGTAAGTATTCCAATTGGGTTTATATTCAATATAAATTATACCTTAACCCTATATGCTGCAAGCGTACTATTAATTTTGTATACCCTGGGTATAATCGTCCATCTAGTAAACAGCAAAGAAAAAATGAACTGTGGGTGTGGAGGTATTTTAAATTCAGAAGAGTTATCTACTGGTATTGTTATAAGGAATTTGTTTTTCGTTGCTATTTTGGTGTTAATGGCGACCTTTCCAGTACAAATAAAATGGAGTATCAACTTAATTCCTTTTATATTCTCAAGTATTCTTCTGGCAAATTTTTACTACCTATTCTCAGAATATAGATTAAGCATGAAAAAAATAGATTCGTTAGAAAGGGGTCTTTAA
- a CDS encoding thioredoxin fold domain-containing protein, with the protein MGTTWNILIIVLFIIVFSLVILNIRMLKLIGRYIQFVESMKMGIPRNKQIEKIPNMVLQSDLNKEVTLNIDNNLEKDLLLIFISPNCSACKSLYPDLKNDLNGYKDVFTMIVSRGESEENQKYYDHFKNEGLNYVSDKNLFDKMGVYSFPYAMYVKKDKKILAQGHPGDSSFIYKMVEKNSAQSEKQLIG; encoded by the coding sequence ATGGGAACGACTTGGAATATTTTAATAATTGTATTGTTTATAATAGTATTTTCACTTGTTATTCTCAATATTAGAATGCTTAAGTTGATTGGAAGGTATATACAATTTGTAGAGTCAATGAAAATGGGTATTCCTCGTAATAAACAAATTGAAAAAATCCCTAATATGGTTTTACAATCCGATTTAAACAAAGAAGTTACTCTAAATATAGATAATAACTTAGAAAAAGATCTTCTTTTGATATTCATCTCACCAAATTGTAGTGCATGTAAATCTTTATATCCTGACTTGAAGAATGATTTAAATGGTTATAAAGATGTTTTTACAATGATTGTCTCTAGAGGTGAATCTGAAGAAAATCAAAAATACTACGATCATTTTAAAAATGAAGGTTTAAATTACGTCAGCGATAAAAATCTTTTTGACAAAATGGGTGTATATAGCTTTCCTTATGCCATGTACGTAAAGAAAGATAAAAAAATATTGGCACAAGGACATCCTGGTGATTCAAGCTTTATTTATAAAATGGTTGAAAAAAATAGTGCTCAAAGTGAAAAGCAATTAATAGGATAA
- the groL gene encoding chaperonin GroEL (60 kDa chaperone family; promotes refolding of misfolded polypeptides especially under stressful conditions; forms two stacked rings of heptamers to form a barrel-shaped 14mer; ends can be capped by GroES; misfolded proteins enter the barrel where they are refolded when GroES binds), with amino-acid sequence MAKDIKFSEEARRSMLSGVDALANAVKVTLGPKGRNVVLEKKFGSPLITNDGVTIAKEIELEDAFENMGAKLVAEVASKTNDVAGDGTTTATVLAQAMITEGLKNVTAGANPMGVRKGIEKATKVAVEELKAISKQIEGKESISQVAAISSSDEEVGQLIAEAMERVGNDGVITIEESKGFATELEVVEGMQFDRGYASPYMVTDSDKMEAVLENPYILITDKKIANIQEVLPVLEQVVQQGKPLLMIAEDVEGEALATLVVNKLRGTFNAVAVKAPGFGDRRKAMLEDISILTGAEVITEDLGLDLKATTVAQLGRASKVVVTKENTTIVEGTGASDKIAARVNQIRTQLEETTSEFDKEKLQERLAKLAGGVAVIKVGAATETELKERKLRIEDALNATRAAVEEGIVSGGGTALVNVHSKVAAIEADGDKATGVNIVLRALEEPIRQIAHNAGLEGSVVVDRLKREEVGVGFNAATGEWVNMIDTGIVDPTKVTRSALQNAASVAAMFLTTEAVVADQPEEGGAPAMPDMGGMGGMGGMGGMM; translated from the coding sequence ATGGCAAAAGATATTAAATTTAGCGAAGAAGCACGCCGTTCTATGCTAAGTGGTGTAGATGCACTAGCTAATGCTGTAAAAGTTACATTAGGACCTAAAGGACGTAATGTAGTATTAGAGAAAAAATTTGGTTCTCCATTAATTACAAATGATGGTGTTACAATTGCAAAAGAAATCGAATTAGAAGATGCATTTGAAAACATGGGTGCAAAGCTAGTTGCTGAAGTAGCTAGTAAAACAAATGATGTAGCTGGTGACGGTACTACTACAGCAACTGTTTTAGCACAAGCAATGATTACTGAAGGTCTTAAAAACGTAACTGCTGGTGCAAACCCTATGGGCGTTCGTAAAGGAATTGAGAAGGCTACTAAAGTTGCAGTTGAAGAGCTTAAAGCAATCTCAAAACAGATTGAAGGTAAAGAATCAATCTCTCAAGTAGCTGCAATTTCTTCATCTGATGAAGAAGTAGGTCAATTAATTGCAGAAGCTATGGAACGTGTTGGTAATGATGGTGTTATCACTATTGAAGAATCAAAAGGCTTCGCAACTGAATTAGAAGTTGTTGAAGGTATGCAATTCGACCGTGGATATGCTTCACCATACATGGTTACTGATTCTGATAAAATGGAAGCTGTTTTAGAAAATCCATATATTTTAATCACTGATAAGAAAATTGCTAATATCCAAGAAGTGTTACCTGTATTAGAGCAAGTTGTTCAACAAGGTAAACCACTTTTAATGATTGCTGAAGATGTAGAAGGTGAAGCTTTAGCTACATTAGTAGTAAACAAACTTCGTGGTACATTTAATGCAGTAGCTGTTAAAGCTCCTGGATTCGGTGACCGTCGTAAAGCAATGCTTGAAGATATTTCTATCCTAACTGGTGCTGAAGTAATCACTGAAGACCTAGGATTAGACTTGAAAGCTACTACTGTTGCTCAATTAGGTCGTGCTTCAAAAGTTGTTGTAACAAAAGAAAATACAACAATTGTTGAAGGTACTGGCGCATCTGATAAAATTGCAGCACGTGTAAACCAAATTCGTACACAATTAGAAGAAACAACTTCTGAATTTGATAAAGAAAAATTACAAGAGCGCCTAGCTAAATTAGCTGGTGGCGTAGCGGTAATCAAAGTTGGTGCAGCTACAGAAACTGAATTAAAAGAACGTAAGCTACGTATCGAAGATGCTTTAAATGCAACTCGCGCAGCTGTTGAAGAAGGTATTGTTTCTGGTGGTGGTACTGCGCTAGTAAATGTACACAGCAAAGTAGCAGCAATTGAAGCTGACGGAGATAAAGCTACTGGTGTAAATATCGTCTTACGTGCACTTGAAGAGCCAATTAGACAAATCGCTCACAACGCTGGCCTAGAAGGATCTGTCGTTGTAGATCGTCTAAAACGTGAAGAAGTTGGAGTAGGCTTCAACGCAGCAACTGGCGAGTGGGTTAACATGATCGACACTGGTATCGTTGACCCAACAAAAGTTACTCGTTCAGCATTACAAAACGCAGCATCTGTTGCAGCAATGTTCTTAACAACTGAAGCTGTAGTAGCTGACCAACCTGAAGAAGGTGGCGCACCTGCTATGCCTGACATGGGCGGCATGGGTGGAATGGGCGGAATGGGCGGCATGATGTAA